The genomic DNA GCCACCAAGGACGAAATGGTTTCCGCCGCCAGTGCCGGTGTGACGGCCATCGATCATGAATTTCTCGGTGGTCAGGCGAGTCTGGCGTGCCTCTTCATAGAGAAACTCGGTGCGCTCGACCAACTCGTCCCACGTCGCCGAAGGCTGCACGTTGACCTCGATCACGCCGGGGTCCGGGGTAATACGGAAATTGCTCAGGCGCGGATCGCTCGGCGGCTCATAGCCTTCCAGCAACACCGGGCAATGCAATTCTTCGGCAGTGGCCTCAATGGCCGCCACCAGTTCCAGGTAATCCTCGACCCGCTCCAGCGGCGGCATGAACAGATACAAGCGCCCTTCGCGGGCCTCGGCGCAAAACGCGGTGCGGGTCAGCCAGTCGGCGGATTCGTCGATTTTCGGCAGACGCTCGTCAGCCTTGGCCGGCTCGCCGTGACTGTTCAGTTGCGCGGTGTCCGGCAGCGCCGGGAAATCCTGATTCGGGTCCTGCGGATGGATGAACGGATATTCGGCGGCGTTCACCCACGGCTGCGAACCAAGCGGCAAGCGATAGCCCAGCGGCGAGTCACCCGGCACCAGTCGGCAATGCTCGTCGCGCAGATACCAGCGCCCGCTCTGCCATTGATCACCCTTGGCGGTGCGCGCCAGCGGCAGCACCTGACCGATGACTTTATCGAGGCCTTGGCTAAAGACCTTGCGCAGTCGCGCACGCTCCAGCGGTTCCTCTAGACGCGAGTCTTGCGCGCTGACGTTGCTCGGCAACGAACCTTCGCGCCAGAGGTAATAGAAATTGTCCTCGTAGGCTGCAAACACAAAGCGCGCAGGCAGTTTCAGGCGTTCGGCGACGCTGGCCAGGAAACGTCCGGCCAGCTCGCCATTGGCGCCGTAATCCTGCTGCTCGCCGGCGATCAGCGCGTCGTTTTGCCAGATCGGCACGCCATCGCGGCGCCAGTAACAGTTGAGCGACCAGCGCGGCAGTTGCTCGCCCGGATACCACTTGCCCTGACCAAAATGCACCAGCCCTTTTGGCGCGTAATGTTTGCGCATGCGCTGAAACAGTTCGGCGGAGAGCCGGCGCTTGTCTTCGCCAAGGGCCGCGGTGTTCCACTCGGCACCATCCGGGTCATCGATGGAGACGAAGGTCGGCTCGCCGCCCATGGTCAGGCGTACATCGCCCTCCAGCAGGTCGGCATCGATCTGCCGGCCCAATGCCTGAATCGCCAGCCACTGCTCATCGGTGTACGGCTTGGTGACCCGTGGCGCTTCCCAGATTCGCTCAACCGACATTTCGTGGCTGAACTGTGTTTCGCACGGTTCGACCATGCCGCTGATCGGCGCTGCCGAAGAGGGATCAGGACTACACGCCAACGGAATATGCCCTTCACCGGCAAACAGCCCGGAAGTGGCATCGAGACCGATCCAGCCGGCGCCCGGCAGGTACACTTCGCACCAGGCGTGCAGGTCAGTGAAATCAACATCTGTGCCCGAGGGACCGTCGAGGCTTTTCACATCGGCGGTCAGTTGAATCAGGTAACCGGAGACGAACCGCGCTGCCAGCCCAAGGTTGCGCAGCAGTTGCACCAGCAACCACGCCGAGTCACGGCACGAGCCGGAGGCATGTTCAAGGGTGTGCTCAGGGGTTTGTACGCCCGGCTCCATGCGGATCAGGTAACCAATGTCTTCGCTCAGGCGCTGATTGAGCGCCACGAGAAAGTCCACGGCCGGCAGCGGCGTGCGGTCGATGCCGTCCAGGTAGGCCTGAAACTTCGGCGTCAGCGGCAGCGTTTCGAGGTACGGCGCCAGCTCTTTGCGCTCATCGGCGGCGTAGGCGAAGGGGATTTTCTCGGCGTAGGGTTCGAGGAAGAAATCGAACGGATTGAATACAGCCATTTCCGCCAGCAGATCGACTTCGATGCGTAACTCGTCGGTCTTCTCGGGAAAAACCAGCCGCGCCAGGTAATTGCCCTGCGGGTCTTGCTGCCAGTTGATGAAATGCTGCTCGGGCGAGACCTTCAGCGAATACGAGAGAATTCGCGTGCGGCTGTGGGCAGCCGGGCGCAGGCGAACGATCTGCGGGCCGAGTTCGACAGCGCGGTCGTAGCGGTAATGCGTGACGTGATGCAATGCGACATGAATCGACACGGCGTGCCTCCTGCGAGCCCTAAGCGTATTGGAAAGCGCGCAAGACTTATGCCATGCACAGGCTGGGGCGCTTTCCCGGAATGCTCAGGGCAGTACAGCACCAAAATCGGGCGATGCGGGGAAATGGTTGAGCGAAGTTGCGCCTAAATGTGGCGGGCAGTTGTAGGTGGAGTGTCTGAACTGGCCTCTTCGCGAGCAAGCCCGCTCCCACAGGGGGTTCGAGCTAGACACCAATAGGCGAATCACCGCCGATCAAATGTGGGAGCGGGCTTGCTCGCGAAGGCGTCAGTAGCCTCACCACATTTCCTTGAGCCCTGAAATGCAGAACGCCAACCCGAAGGTTGGCGTTCTGTTGAGCTGAAAACGGCTTAGCGTGGCACCACCGGTTTGCGCGCCGGCTTCGGCCCTTTGCCCTTGGCCGCGTCTTTGCGCTCCTTGGCGGCCTGCTGGTTGCGGGCGAACGCTGCTGCCTTGGCCTGCTCACGCTTGTCCCACGGATTACCGCCATCACTGGCACGCGGCGGCAGACCGGTGTGCTGGGTGAGGATCTTGGTGGTCTTCTCTTTGCCTTCTTTCGCCACTTTATGGCTGCCAGCCGGCGTCGAGTTCTTGCGACGGGCGCTCTGGTAGCTGTCGGTGGACGGCTGATGCAGCGGAATCAGTTGATCCTTGCCCGGCCCGATCAGGTCGCCACGGCCCATGCGGATCAACGCTTCACGCAGCATCGGCCAGCCTTTCGGGTCGTGGTAACGCAGGAACGCCTTGTGCAGACGACGCTGCTCCTCGCTCTTGACGATGGTCACGCCGTCACTCTTGTAAGTGACCTTGCGCAGCGGGTTCTTGCCCGAGTGGTACATCGCGGTGGCGGTGGCCATCGGCGACGGGTAGAACGCCTGCACCTGGTCGGCGCGGAAGCCATTGCCCTTGAGCCACAGGGCCAGGTTCATCATGTCTTCGTCGGTGGTGCCCGGGTGCGCGGCGATGAAGTACGGAATCAGGTACTGCTCTTTGCCCGCTTCCTTGGTGTACTTCTCGAACATGCGCTTGAACTTGTCATAGCTGCCAATGCCCGGTTTCATCATCTGGTTGAGCGGACCTTCCTCGGTGTGTTCCGGGGCGATCTTCAGGTAACCGCCAACGTGGTGGGTCACCAGCTCTTTGACGTACTCCGGCGACTCGACCGCGAGGTCGTAACGCAGGCCGGAGGCAATCAGGATTTTCTTCACACCCGGCAATGCACGGGCGCTGCGGTACAGCTGAATCAGCGACGAGTGGTCGGTGTTCAGGTTCGGGCAGATGCCCGGGAATACGCAGGACGGCTTGCGGCACGCGGATTCGATTTCCGGCGTTTTGCAGGCGATGCGGTACATGTTCGCGGTCGGGCCGCCGAGGTCGGAAATGACCCCGGTAAAGCCTGGGACCTTGTCGCGGATCTCTTCGATTTCGCGAATGATCGACTCTTCGGAACGGTTCTGGATGATCCGGCCTTCGTGCTCGGTGATCGAGCAGAAGGTGCAGCCACCGAAGCAGCCACGCATGATGTTCACCGAGAAACGGATCATGTCGTAGGCCGGGATCTTTTCCTTGCCGTACGCAGGATGCGGAACACGTGCGTAAGGCATCCCGAACACGTAGTCCATTTCTTCAGTGGTCATCGGAATCGGCGGCGGGTTGAACCAGACGTCGACTTCGCCATGCTTCTGCACCAGCGCACGGGCGTTGCCCGGGTTGGTTTCCAGGTGCAGCACGCGGTTGGCGTGGGCATACAGAACGGCGTCGCCACGGACCTTTTCAACCGACGGCAGACGAATCACGGTCTTGTCGCGGGTCATGCGCGGGCTGGCCAGGATCTGCACGACCTTGGCTTCCTGCGGATCTTCGACCGGACCCTTTTCCTGCTCGATGGCGCAGGCCTGGGTGTCCTGGGTATTCACGTACGGGTTGATGATCTTGTCGACCTTGCCCGGACGGTCGATACGCGTCGAGTCGACTTCATACCAGTCTTTCGGCGTATCGCGACGAATGAACGCTGTGCCGCGCACGTCGGTGATGTCTTCGATCTTGTGGCCGTAAGACAGACGCTGGGCCACCTCGACAATCGCTCGCTCGGCGTTGCCGTACAGCAGAATGTCAGCGCTGGCGTCGATCAGGATCGAGTTACGTACGCGATCCTGCCAGTAGTCGTAGTGCGCAATGCGGCGCAGGGAGGCTTCGATGCCGCCAAGCACGATCGGCACGTGCTTGTAGGCTTCCTTGCAACGCTGGCTGTAAACCAGGCTCGCGCGATCCGGACGCTTGCCGGCCATGCCGCCGGGCGTGTAGGCGTCGTCGGAACGGATTTTCTTGTCGGCGGTGTAGCGGTTGATCATCGAGTCCATGTTGCCGGCCGCGACGCCGAAAAACAGGTTCGGCTCGCCGAGCTTCATGAAGTCGTCTTTGGACTGCCAGTTTGGCTGGGCAATGATCCCGACGCGGAAGCCCTGGGACTCCAGCAGCCGGCCGATGATCGCCATACCGAACGACGGGTGATCGACGTAGGCATCACCGGTAACGATGATGATGTCGCAGGAATCCCAGCCGAGCTGATCCATCTCCTCCCTGCTCATCGGCAGGAATGGCGCTGGCCCGAAACATTCGGCCCAGTACTTTGGATAGTCAAATAACGGCTTGGCTGCTTGCATGTCGATAACCGGTGTTGGCTTTCATTGAATTTCGCGGGCGCGGAATATAGCACAAATTTTGACCAATTCCGACGGCTATGGTCGGAAATTGCGCCACGCCCATTCGCGAGCAGGCTCGCTCCCACAAAGGAACGCATTCCAGAGTGGGAGCGAGCCTGCTCGCGAAGGCGTCAGCTCAGACGATGAGAAAATTATTCATCGTCGTCGAAGTTGTAACTGCCCGGCGCAAGGTTTTCGAAACGGGTGTACTTGCCGATGAAGGCCAGGCGGATAAAGCCGATCGGGCCGTTCCGCTGCTTGCCGATGATGATTTCGGCGATGCCTTTGTGCTCGGTTTCCGGGTGATACACCTCGTCCCGGTACACGAACATGATGACGTCGGCGTCCTGCTCGATCGCTCCGGATTCGCGCAAGTCGGAGTTCACCGGGCGTTTGTTCGGGCGCTGCTCCAGGGAACGGTTGAGCTGCGACAGGGCAACCACCGGGCAGTTGAATTCCTTGGCCAGGGCTTTCAGGGATCGCGAAATCTCGGAAATTTCGTTAGTGCGGTTGTCACCGCTCGAACCCGGGATCTGCATCAGTTGCAGGTAGTCGATCATGATCAGGCCGACGTCGCCGTGCTCACGCACCAGACGTCGAGTCCGGGCACGCATTTCCGACGGGCTGATGCCCGCTGTATCGTCGATGAACAGCTTGCGGTCGTTGAGCAGGTTGACCGCCGACGTAAGGCGTGGCCAGTCGTCGTCTTCCAGCTGGCCAGAACGCACCTTGGTCTGGTCGATGCGACCCAGCGAGGACAGCATA from Pseudomonas baetica includes the following:
- a CDS encoding DUF2126 domain-containing protein, coding for MSIHVALHHVTHYRYDRAVELGPQIVRLRPAAHSRTRILSYSLKVSPEQHFINWQQDPQGNYLARLVFPEKTDELRIEVDLLAEMAVFNPFDFFLEPYAEKIPFAYAADERKELAPYLETLPLTPKFQAYLDGIDRTPLPAVDFLVALNQRLSEDIGYLIRMEPGVQTPEHTLEHASGSCRDSAWLLVQLLRNLGLAARFVSGYLIQLTADVKSLDGPSGTDVDFTDLHAWCEVYLPGAGWIGLDATSGLFAGEGHIPLACSPDPSSAAPISGMVEPCETQFSHEMSVERIWEAPRVTKPYTDEQWLAIQALGRQIDADLLEGDVRLTMGGEPTFVSIDDPDGAEWNTAALGEDKRRLSAELFQRMRKHYAPKGLVHFGQGKWYPGEQLPRWSLNCYWRRDGVPIWQNDALIAGEQQDYGANGELAGRFLASVAERLKLPARFVFAAYEDNFYYLWREGSLPSNVSAQDSRLEEPLERARLRKVFSQGLDKVIGQVLPLARTAKGDQWQSGRWYLRDEHCRLVPGDSPLGYRLPLGSQPWVNAAEYPFIHPQDPNQDFPALPDTAQLNSHGEPAKADERLPKIDESADWLTRTAFCAEAREGRLYLFMPPLERVEDYLELVAAIEATAEELHCPVLLEGYEPPSDPRLSNFRITPDPGVIEVNVQPSATWDELVERTEFLYEEARQTRLTTEKFMIDGRHTGTGGGNHFVLGGATPADSPFLRRPDLLRSLISYWHNHPSLSYLFSGLFIGPTSQAPRVDEARNDALYELEIAFAQMPEPGEECAPWLVDRLLRNLLIDVTGNTHRAEFCIDKLYSPDGATGRLGLLELRAFEMPPHARMSLAQQLLLRALVARFWREPYAPPKLARWGTELHDRFLLPHFIEQDFADVIVELNNAGYPLRAEWFAAHLEFRFPKVGDYAVNGIELELRQALEPWHVLGEEGAAGGAVRYVDSSLERLQVKLKGLPPQRYLLTCNGIPVPLHPTGRVGEFVAGVRYRAWQPANCLQPTIPVHAPLVFDLLDTWMARSLGGCQYHVAHPGGRNYQTLPVNANEAESRRMARFFRIGHTPGKLPIPDLTISDELPMTLDLRRF
- a CDS encoding YgiQ family radical SAM protein — protein: MQAAKPLFDYPKYWAECFGPAPFLPMSREEMDQLGWDSCDIIIVTGDAYVDHPSFGMAIIGRLLESQGFRVGIIAQPNWQSKDDFMKLGEPNLFFGVAAGNMDSMINRYTADKKIRSDDAYTPGGMAGKRPDRASLVYSQRCKEAYKHVPIVLGGIEASLRRIAHYDYWQDRVRNSILIDASADILLYGNAERAIVEVAQRLSYGHKIEDITDVRGTAFIRRDTPKDWYEVDSTRIDRPGKVDKIINPYVNTQDTQACAIEQEKGPVEDPQEAKVVQILASPRMTRDKTVIRLPSVEKVRGDAVLYAHANRVLHLETNPGNARALVQKHGEVDVWFNPPPIPMTTEEMDYVFGMPYARVPHPAYGKEKIPAYDMIRFSVNIMRGCFGGCTFCSITEHEGRIIQNRSEESIIREIEEIRDKVPGFTGVISDLGGPTANMYRIACKTPEIESACRKPSCVFPGICPNLNTDHSSLIQLYRSARALPGVKKILIASGLRYDLAVESPEYVKELVTHHVGGYLKIAPEHTEEGPLNQMMKPGIGSYDKFKRMFEKYTKEAGKEQYLIPYFIAAHPGTTDEDMMNLALWLKGNGFRADQVQAFYPSPMATATAMYHSGKNPLRKVTYKSDGVTIVKSEEQRRLHKAFLRYHDPKGWPMLREALIRMGRGDLIGPGKDQLIPLHQPSTDSYQSARRKNSTPAGSHKVAKEGKEKTTKILTQHTGLPPRASDGGNPWDKREQAKAAAFARNQQAAKERKDAAKGKGPKPARKPVVPR